A genomic segment from Candidatus Brocadia sinica JPN1 encodes:
- a CDS encoding DUF2325 domain-containing protein, whose protein sequence is MSVIIVGGDHLGSIPRELDKMGVTDIQHLTGRNGQKIRGRIPEKADFIILLYDFVNHNLAYKIKKLAGNRGIPIIYAKRSWSSIYQKMKDSQIQFF, encoded by the coding sequence ATGTCAGTAATAATCGTAGGGGGAGATCATCTGGGAAGTATTCCAAGAGAGCTCGACAAAATGGGGGTAACGGATATCCAGCATTTAACCGGTAGGAACGGACAAAAGATCCGTGGGAGAATTCCAGAAAAGGCTGATTTTATTATTCTCCTGTATGATTTTGTTAACCATAACCTGGCGTATAAGATAAAGAAACTTGCCGGCAACCGGGGGATACCTATCATCTATGCAAAAAGGTCATGGTCCTCCATATATCAAAAGATGAAGGATAGTCAGATACAATTTTTCTAG